The Solibacillus daqui genome has a segment encoding these proteins:
- a CDS encoding NAD(P)/FAD-dependent oxidoreductase encodes MQKLVLLGGGYGNMRILLRLLPSLPADVEIILVDRTPFHSLKTEFYALAAGTSTDKEIRVDFPEHDRLKRVYGEIVRIDREDKKVYLEDGQEVDYDQLVIGLGCVDKYHGVPGADEFTYSIQTIAKARSTFEKVCGLAPGATVAIIGAGLSGIELASELRESRADLKIKLFDRSQRILRDFPEKLSEYIKSWFEKNNVEVIANSNITCVEEGRLHNHEEIIEADVIVWTAGVQPVKIVRELDVEKDKFNRPIITDHYHVIGDEDVYVVGDSASSHLPPTAQLAEEQAERIAKVLKMRWKGEELPEKLSEIKMKGFMGSLGKKQGFVHLADTTVTGRIARLMKSGLLWYYKRQNEN; translated from the coding sequence ATGCAAAAATTAGTTTTATTAGGTGGCGGTTATGGGAATATGCGTATTTTACTACGTCTATTACCGAGCTTACCGGCAGATGTAGAAATTATACTAGTAGACCGTACACCATTCCACAGCTTAAAAACGGAATTCTACGCACTTGCAGCAGGTACATCAACAGATAAAGAAATTCGTGTTGATTTTCCTGAACATGATCGATTAAAACGCGTTTATGGTGAAATTGTTCGAATCGATCGAGAAGACAAAAAAGTTTACTTAGAAGATGGGCAAGAAGTAGATTACGATCAACTTGTAATAGGTTTAGGCTGTGTTGATAAATATCACGGTGTTCCAGGTGCAGATGAATTCACATACAGCATTCAAACGATTGCAAAGGCTCGTTCTACATTCGAAAAAGTATGTGGTTTAGCACCAGGTGCAACGGTAGCCATTATCGGTGCAGGTCTTTCGGGTATTGAACTTGCGAGTGAATTACGTGAAAGTCGCGCGGATTTAAAAATTAAATTATTTGACCGTTCTCAACGTATTTTACGTGACTTCCCAGAGAAGTTAAGTGAGTACATTAAAAGTTGGTTCGAGAAAAACAACGTGGAAGTAATCGCAAATTCGAATATTACATGTGTTGAAGAAGGTCGTTTACACAATCATGAAGAAATTATCGAAGCAGATGTTATAGTATGGACTGCTGGAGTTCAACCGGTAAAAATCGTTCGTGAATTAGATGTAGAAAAAGATAAATTTAACCGTCCAATTATCACAGATCATTATCATGTCATTGGTGACGAAGATGTTTATGTAGTAGGGGATTCGGCTTCTTCACACTTACCTCCAACAGCACAATTAGCAGAAGAGCAAGCAGAGCGTATTGCAAAAGTGCTAAAAATGCGTTGGAAAGGTGAAGAATTACCTGAAAAACTATCTGAAATCAAAATGAAGGGCTTCATGGGTTCTTTAGGTAAAAAACAAGGTTTCGTCCACTTAGCAGATACAACCGTAACAGGTCGTATTGCACGCCTTATGAAATCTGGTTTACTTTGGTACTATAAAAGACAAAACGAAAATTAA
- a CDS encoding YuzB family protein — protein MFNMVEFCITNLANGAQKTYEELEKDPEIDVLEYGCMSYCTKCARGFYAVVNGEVVEADTPEELTKAIYQYIEENPMW, from the coding sequence ATGTTTAACATGGTTGAGTTTTGTATTACGAATTTAGCAAACGGTGCACAAAAAACATATGAGGAGCTTGAAAAAGATCCTGAAATTGATGTGCTTGAATACGGCTGCATGAGCTATTGTACAAAATGTGCGCGAGGCTTTTATGCGGTAGTAAATGGTGAAGTGGTGGAAGCAGATACGCCAGAAGAATTGACAAAGGCGATTTATCAATATATTGAAGAAAATCCGATGTGGTAA
- a CDS encoding TIGR01457 family HAD-type hydrolase, with translation MHYKAYCFDLDGTIYRGKAGIDSAIQFVHQLQAQGIEPFYLTNNSSKTRETLQQMLHGIGITAPLEHIYSSSLATAKYVAKMSKDKRVNVIGEQGIRTALLQEGLIITEEQAEILVMGIDRQMTYEKLAKASVYVQNGAVLVGTNGDIKFPNEDSFVPGNGSFVQLIANVAGVTPIFVGKPSPLMLQIMADDHGFDKCQMVMVGDNYDTDILCGINFGCDTIHVNTGVTPTAIVKQQAQLPTYCVENLLELIK, from the coding sequence ATGCACTATAAAGCGTATTGTTTTGATTTAGATGGCACGATTTATCGCGGTAAAGCTGGGATTGATTCGGCTATTCAGTTTGTACATCAATTACAAGCGCAAGGAATTGAGCCGTTTTATTTAACGAATAACTCATCAAAAACACGTGAAACCTTACAGCAAATGCTACATGGAATAGGCATTACTGCACCGCTTGAGCATATTTATTCGAGCTCGCTTGCTACAGCAAAGTATGTAGCAAAAATGAGTAAGGATAAGCGTGTCAATGTTATTGGAGAGCAGGGGATTCGTACAGCACTTCTTCAAGAAGGGCTCATCATTACTGAAGAGCAAGCGGAAATTTTAGTAATGGGAATTGACCGCCAAATGACGTATGAAAAGCTTGCTAAGGCAAGTGTATATGTGCAAAATGGTGCGGTATTAGTCGGAACAAATGGCGATATTAAATTTCCAAATGAAGATAGTTTTGTACCAGGCAATGGTTCGTTTGTTCAATTAATTGCGAATGTTGCTGGGGTGACACCGATTTTTGTTGGTAAGCCCTCACCTTTGATGTTACAAATTATGGCGGATGATCACGGCTTTGATAAGTGTCAGATGGTCATGGTTGGTGATAATTATGACACGGACATTTTATGTGGCATTAATTTTGGCTGTGATACAATTCATGTGAATACAGGTGTAACACCAACAGCTATCGTCAAACAACAAGCACAATTGCCAACGTATTGCGTTGAAAATTTATTAGAACTGATTAAATAA
- a CDS encoding DUF86 domain-containing protein gives MYFVDRNKITNNLAHLDELIAIFEGTDNWLADDIHKLALQRIGHNVMEAMMDVGNLVIDGFIMRDPGSYEDIIDIFVDEKVITTEMDAPLKEIVGLRKMIVREFIAVDNDEILAVLTKNLPTMKQYSGKVQDYLTNELGPVSAFLPEDK, from the coding sequence ATGTATTTCGTAGATAGAAATAAAATTACTAACAACTTAGCACATTTAGACGAATTGATTGCCATTTTTGAAGGCACAGACAACTGGTTAGCCGACGATATTCATAAATTAGCCTTACAACGTATTGGTCATAACGTTATGGAAGCAATGATGGATGTAGGGAACTTAGTAATCGATGGCTTCATTATGCGTGACCCTGGTAGCTATGAAGATATTATTGATATTTTCGTCGATGAAAAAGTCATCACAACAGAAATGGATGCACCGTTAAAAGAAATCGTTGGCTTACGTAAAATGATCGTGCGCGAATTTATTGCAGTAGATAATGACGAAATTTTAGCTGTATTAACAAAAAACCTACCGACAATGAAACAATACTCAGGCAAAGTACAAGATTATTTAACAAATGAGTTAGGACCAGTATCTGCATTTTTACCAGAGGATAAATAA
- a CDS encoding DUF3055 domain-containing protein codes for MERFFLYDDVEDTKTRFVSFAGKTQRYDLAILQSSRFFGKVLVLDIQFGRFAIIGADDVEEPGYLEHAYNRTEVETEDLRDYLRELLS; via the coding sequence ATGGAACGATTTTTCTTATATGATGATGTAGAAGATACAAAAACGCGCTTTGTGAGTTTCGCAGGAAAAACACAGCGCTACGATTTAGCTATTTTACAAAGTAGCCGATTCTTTGGCAAAGTACTTGTACTAGACATTCAATTTGGCCGCTTTGCTATTATCGGCGCAGATGATGTCGAAGAACCAGGATACTTAGAACACGCCTACAACCGTACTGAAGTAGAAACAGAGGATTTACGTGATTACTTAAGAGAGTTATTAAGCTGA
- a CDS encoding YutD family protein — MIIVEGYTYEIIEDVREGFQEEAFTARYSDILSKYDYIVGDWGYGQLRLKGFFDDKNQKSTFDTKISTVQDYLYEYCNFGCAYFIVQKTGRAPEIVAVEATEEAPVEETTVE, encoded by the coding sequence TTGATTATTGTAGAAGGTTATACGTATGAAATTATTGAAGATGTGCGAGAGGGCTTCCAAGAAGAAGCGTTTACAGCACGGTATTCTGATATTTTATCGAAGTACGATTATATCGTAGGGGACTGGGGTTATGGTCAGCTACGTTTAAAAGGATTTTTTGACGACAAAAATCAAAAATCTACATTTGATACGAAAATTAGCACGGTGCAAGATTATTTATATGAGTATTGTAATTTTGGCTGTGCGTATTTTATCGTACAAAAAACAGGTCGCGCACCAGAAATTGTAGCAGTGGAAGCTACAGAGGAAGCGCCAGTAGAAGAAACAACGGTTGAATAA
- the lipA gene encoding lipoyl synthase — translation MTSCKPTSPTEERLRKPEWLKIKLNTNDEYKALKKLMREKNLHTVCEEARCPNIHECWGERRTATMMILGSVCTRACRFCAVKTGLPNELDLAEPERVADSVQLMNLKHVVITMVARDDLKDGGAEVLAETVRAIRRKSPLTSIEVLPSDLGGREENLRMLMDAKPDILNHNIETVRSLTPRVRAKATYDRSLEFLRRAKEMEPSIPTKSSLMIGLGETLEEIYEVMDDLRANNVDIMTIGQYLQPTKKHLPVKKYYSPLEFGKLRKIAMEKGFSHCEAGPLVRSSYHADEQVNAATKHQLEI, via the coding sequence ATGACATCTTGTAAACCAACTAGTCCAACAGAGGAGCGTTTACGCAAACCCGAGTGGCTAAAAATTAAGCTAAATACAAATGATGAGTATAAAGCGTTAAAGAAGCTAATGCGTGAAAAAAATTTACACACTGTCTGTGAAGAAGCTCGCTGTCCCAATATTCACGAATGCTGGGGAGAACGCCGTACCGCAACGATGATGATTTTAGGTTCGGTATGTACACGTGCATGTCGCTTTTGTGCGGTAAAAACGGGCCTTCCGAATGAGCTTGATCTAGCAGAGCCAGAACGTGTAGCAGATTCAGTACAATTAATGAACTTAAAGCATGTTGTAATTACAATGGTAGCCCGTGATGACCTAAAAGATGGTGGCGCAGAAGTACTTGCTGAAACAGTGCGCGCGATTCGTCGTAAAAGCCCATTAACATCTATTGAAGTTTTACCGTCTGACTTAGGGGGGCGTGAAGAAAATTTACGCATGTTAATGGATGCAAAGCCTGATATTTTAAACCACAATATTGAAACGGTACGTAGCTTGACACCGCGTGTACGTGCAAAAGCGACATATGATCGTTCACTAGAGTTTTTACGACGTGCGAAGGAAATGGAACCATCAATCCCAACGAAATCTTCATTGATGATTGGTTTAGGTGAAACACTGGAAGAAATTTATGAAGTAATGGACGACTTACGTGCAAATAACGTCGACATTATGACAATTGGCCAATACTTACAGCCAACGAAAAAGCATTTACCAGTGAAGAAATATTATTCACCGTTAGAATTTGGCAAGCTTCGTAAAATTGCGATGGAAAAAGGTTTTAGTCATTGTGAAGCTGGACCACTCGTACGTAGTAGCTACCATGCTGATGAACAAGTAAATGCTGCTACAAAACATCAACTAGAAATTTAA
- the yunB gene encoding sporulation protein YunB has protein sequence MRFRTKKRNSKNIITLILVSLVLSVVISIYTINGRLMPIYKEYAEVQTNKVASYVVSKAINSRTSSVLDVNEIIVNLPTQSQDMITTKFNTEIINQVRAETQTLVKEYLEQAESGDLSHLPNLENVEYDVGKMEAGDGIVFFVPLGQALNIPIIGNLGPKIPIRFHIIGNVHSDVQSSIREFGINNAIVEVNLLIEVNVKIIIPFASHSASVEQKIPIAIGLVQGTVPHIYSAGEGTQPSIEVPIPYD, from the coding sequence ATGCGTTTTAGGACAAAAAAGCGCAATAGTAAAAATATAATAACGCTTATTTTAGTTAGTTTAGTGCTCTCGGTTGTAATCAGTATTTATACTATTAATGGGCGTTTGATGCCAATCTATAAAGAGTATGCTGAAGTACAAACGAATAAAGTGGCTTCATATGTTGTGAGTAAGGCGATTAACTCACGTACCTCTAGTGTGCTGGATGTCAATGAGATTATTGTCAATTTACCTACGCAATCACAGGATATGATTACGACAAAATTTAATACCGAGATTATTAATCAAGTGCGCGCGGAAACACAAACATTAGTAAAAGAATATTTAGAGCAGGCAGAAAGTGGGGATTTATCACATTTGCCAAATTTAGAAAATGTCGAATACGATGTCGGAAAAATGGAGGCAGGTGATGGTATCGTATTTTTTGTGCCACTTGGTCAGGCACTAAATATTCCTATCATCGGTAACCTCGGTCCAAAAATCCCGATTCGTTTTCATATTATTGGTAATGTACATAGCGATGTTCAATCAAGTATAAGGGAGTTTGGTATTAACAACGCAATTGTCGAAGTAAATTTATTGATTGAAGTAAACGTGAAAATTATTATTCCATTTGCGAGTCATTCTGCTTCGGTTGAACAAAAAATCCCAATAGCAATTGGCTTAGTCCAAGGTACTGTTCCACATATTTACAGTGCAGGAGAAGGTACTCAACCATCAATCGAAGTACCAATTCCGTATGATTAA
- a CDS encoding HD-GYP domain-containing protein has translation MRLISINVLKEGMVVGRTIWNEAGHPLLHKDVIVTNRIVERLRELRIQYLYIDDMISTGIEIEETVSPTKRIEAVKNMTKAFTEVKRAKASQASYVLDQQSKVLGLIVDDILNSIMNSSEVLMVLTDAYLYDEYIYQHSFQVTMYSIAIAKELGYSYEDVRLIGIGALLHDVGKLLIPSEILMKPGKLTDEEYEEMKQHARFGFDILRNLHSVSLLVAHCAFQHHERIDGSGYPRGIVDFEIHPFAKVIAVADVFDALTSNRVYRKKMLPIDAIAIIMEGRAKLFDARVVDAFLRSVVHYANGSIVLLSDGRRGIISKQNIVDVTRPWVRIFEEDDKLLDATYEICLSDHPVLHIEKIEVDYVVPVE, from the coding sequence ATGCGATTAATCTCGATCAATGTTTTGAAGGAAGGTATGGTAGTCGGTAGAACTATCTGGAATGAGGCGGGACACCCACTATTACATAAAGACGTTATCGTAACTAACCGAATTGTTGAGCGATTACGTGAGTTGAGAATTCAATATTTATATATTGATGATATGATTTCGACAGGGATAGAAATCGAAGAAACGGTGTCTCCTACCAAAAGAATCGAAGCAGTAAAGAATATGACAAAAGCTTTTACGGAAGTGAAACGAGCAAAAGCATCCCAAGCTTCTTATGTATTAGATCAACAGTCAAAAGTACTAGGCTTAATTGTGGATGATATATTGAATTCGATCATGAATAGTAGCGAAGTATTAATGGTTTTAACAGATGCGTATTTATATGATGAATATATTTACCAGCACTCGTTTCAAGTAACGATGTATTCCATAGCGATTGCCAAAGAGTTAGGCTATTCTTATGAAGATGTTCGGCTAATCGGTATTGGTGCATTGTTACATGATGTTGGGAAGCTCTTAATTCCATCTGAAATATTAATGAAGCCCGGTAAATTAACGGATGAAGAATATGAAGAAATGAAGCAACATGCACGTTTTGGCTTTGACATATTACGCAATTTGCATTCAGTGTCATTACTTGTTGCGCATTGTGCGTTCCAGCATCATGAGCGAATTGATGGTAGTGGTTATCCACGAGGTATAGTTGATTTTGAAATTCATCCTTTTGCAAAGGTGATTGCAGTTGCAGATGTATTTGATGCTTTAACATCAAACCGTGTATACCGTAAAAAAATGCTACCGATAGATGCGATTGCCATCATTATGGAAGGGCGAGCGAAGTTGTTTGATGCACGCGTAGTAGATGCCTTTTTACGTAGCGTAGTTCATTATGCAAATGGTTCAATTGTGTTATTAAGTGATGGACGACGAGGCATTATTTCGAAACAAAATATAGTCGATGTAACACGTCCATGGGTACGTATTTTTGAAGAAGACGATAAGCTATTAGATGCTACATACGAAATTTGTCTGAGTGACCATCCAGTATTACATATTGAAAAAATCGAAGTGGACTATGTTGTCCCAGTCGAATAA
- a CDS encoding bifunctional metallophosphatase/5'-nucleotidase codes for MAVLREKIHFFHTNDLHSHFTYWKRSQYFIEATRKMLAEQGETSFLVDLGDHLDRSNLYTEATLGQGNIKMLNDAHYDVVTLGNNEGITLAHDELYHLYDDAQFEVVIGNLFSAQQNNPQWMKPYTILTTQYGTKIAVLAATAPFEVFYKELGWEVTTPRAEIIKWAYALKNEVDMIICLSHLGITEDELLAQECPIIDVIFGSHTHHVFENGRIENGVLLTGGGKFGQFTGHLELEFNHVTKKLEEKSDHLYENALLPEASDETEWLLDIQQQAKQMLEQPVFYAAKFYNKEWFHRSQLSDLFAECMYEYTNADCVMFNAGIFVESLKKGYVSKYDIHKILPHPINVCVVHITGAELKEIFVQSENKDWPRLELKGLGFRGVIFGKMLNYGITMNHERELFINGVPVKAEQEYRLATLDLFTFGFFFPSFKYAKKEYFLPQFLRDIFIEYCVKEFA; via the coding sequence GTGGCAGTTTTGCGAGAAAAAATTCATTTTTTCCATACAAATGATTTACATAGTCATTTTACGTATTGGAAACGTAGTCAGTATTTTATTGAAGCAACACGAAAAATGCTCGCAGAACAAGGAGAGACGAGCTTTTTAGTCGATTTAGGAGATCATCTAGATCGCTCGAATTTGTATACAGAGGCCACTCTTGGGCAAGGCAACATAAAAATGTTGAATGATGCCCACTATGATGTCGTAACATTAGGCAATAATGAAGGCATAACGTTGGCACATGATGAGCTGTATCATCTTTATGACGATGCCCAATTTGAGGTTGTTATTGGCAATTTGTTTTCAGCTCAACAGAATAATCCACAGTGGATGAAGCCATATACGATTTTGACAACACAATATGGAACGAAAATCGCGGTTTTAGCTGCGACAGCACCGTTTGAAGTATTTTATAAGGAACTTGGCTGGGAAGTGACTACGCCTCGAGCTGAAATAATTAAATGGGCATACGCTTTAAAAAATGAGGTAGATATGATTATTTGCCTATCACATTTAGGCATTACGGAAGACGAGCTACTTGCGCAAGAATGTCCTATTATTGATGTTATATTTGGTTCGCATACACATCATGTATTTGAGAATGGACGTATTGAAAACGGTGTACTGCTAACAGGTGGCGGGAAATTTGGGCAATTTACGGGTCATTTAGAATTGGAATTTAATCATGTGACAAAAAAATTAGAGGAAAAATCAGATCATCTCTATGAAAATGCATTATTACCCGAAGCATCAGATGAAACGGAATGGTTACTAGATATACAGCAGCAGGCCAAGCAAATGTTAGAGCAACCTGTATTTTATGCAGCAAAATTCTATAATAAAGAATGGTTCCATCGTTCGCAGTTATCGGATTTATTTGCTGAGTGTATGTATGAATATACAAATGCAGATTGTGTCATGTTTAATGCAGGTATATTCGTTGAATCATTAAAAAAGGGCTATGTTTCCAAATATGATATTCACAAAATTTTACCTCATCCGATAAATGTATGTGTAGTGCATATTACAGGTGCGGAGTTAAAGGAAATTTTTGTTCAATCAGAAAATAAGGATTGGCCACGACTTGAACTGAAGGGACTTGGTTTTAGAGGTGTTATTTTCGGTAAAATGCTGAATTACGGAATAACGATGAATCATGAACGCGAACTATTCATTAATGGTGTACCTGTTAAAGCAGAGCAAGAATACCGTTTAGCAACATTGGATTTATTTACATTTGGTTTCTTCTTCCCAAGTTTTAAGTATGCAAAGAAAGAGTATTTTTTACCGCAATTTTTACGTGATATATTTATAGAATATTGTGTGAAGGAATTTGCCTGA
- a CDS encoding DUF72 domain-containing protein yields MIAIGLTGWGDHPDVYSSVTAAKDKLFDYSGHFPVVELDTSFYAIPSVENVEKWCKDTPDTFQFVVKAYQGMTGHLRDELPFETRNDMFNAFRMCADTFQKHGKLAMVLVQFPPWFDCQTKNVNYIQYIKQQLASYPVAIEFRNQTWYSEQMKDKTLAFLKNNDYIHCVCDEPQSGTGSVPFVPIATHEKVLVRIHGRNVHGWRNIGHGENWRKVRFLYDYNEQELQQLSEQVHFLNKQAKQVFVLFNNNSGGHAAKNAKRMQQILQLEFENLAPKQLGLFGD; encoded by the coding sequence ATGATTGCAATCGGATTAACAGGTTGGGGCGATCACCCCGACGTTTATAGTTCAGTGACAGCTGCAAAAGATAAATTATTTGATTATAGCGGACATTTTCCGGTAGTGGAATTGGATACATCGTTTTATGCGATTCCCTCTGTTGAAAATGTAGAGAAGTGGTGTAAAGATACACCGGATACATTTCAGTTCGTAGTAAAGGCATATCAAGGTATGACGGGGCATTTACGAGATGAATTGCCATTTGAAACACGTAATGATATGTTCAATGCGTTTCGTATGTGTGCAGATACTTTCCAAAAGCATGGAAAGCTCGCGATGGTACTCGTACAATTTCCGCCGTGGTTTGATTGCCAGACAAAAAATGTTAATTATATTCAATATATCAAGCAGCAGTTAGCCAGTTACCCAGTGGCAATTGAATTTCGTAACCAAACTTGGTATAGCGAACAAATGAAAGACAAAACATTGGCTTTTCTAAAGAACAATGATTATATACATTGCGTTTGTGATGAACCACAATCTGGTACTGGTTCAGTACCTTTTGTGCCAATTGCTACGCATGAAAAAGTACTTGTTCGGATTCATGGACGCAATGTACATGGTTGGCGTAATATTGGACATGGAGAAAACTGGCGTAAAGTGCGTTTTTTATATGATTATAATGAACAAGAACTACAGCAACTAAGTGAACAAGTACACTTTTTAAATAAGCAGGCAAAGCAAGTGTTTGTACTGTTTAATAACAATTCTGGTGGTCATGCTGCGAAAAATGCCAAACGGATGCAACAAATTTTGCAACTCGAATTTGAAAATTTAGCGCCAAAACAGCTAGGCTTATTTGGTGATTAA
- a CDS encoding thioredoxin family protein, whose product MHILQTLSEFEQFKVGAKPVIFEFTANWCPDCRFIDPFMPEVVEKYSDFHFVKVDRDQFIDLCIELNVIGIPSFVAYENDTELGRFVSKDRKSQEEIESFITGLK is encoded by the coding sequence ATGCATATTTTACAAACATTAAGCGAATTTGAACAATTTAAAGTTGGTGCAAAGCCGGTTATTTTCGAGTTTACAGCAAATTGGTGTCCGGATTGCCGATTTATCGATCCATTTATGCCCGAAGTGGTAGAAAAATATTCAGACTTTCATTTTGTCAAAGTAGACCGCGATCAATTTATTGACCTTTGCATTGAGCTAAATGTCATTGGGATTCCAAGCTTCGTTGCTTATGAAAATGATACAGAGCTTGGTCGCTTCGTAAGCAAAGACCGTAAATCACAAGAAGAAATTGAAAGTTTTATCACAGGGTTAAAGTAA
- the sufB gene encoding Fe-S cluster assembly protein SufB, with amino-acid sequence MAKKMPEIGDYKYGFHDKDVSIFRSERGLTEEIVREISNMKEEPQWMLDYRLKALNKFYEMPMPQWGGDLSALNFDEITYYVKPSEATQRSWDEVPEEIKTTFDKLGIPEAEQKYLAGVSAQYESEVVYHNMKQDLEDMGIVFKDTDSALKENEEIFKKHWGTVIPYTDNKFAALNSAVWSGGSFIYMPKGVKLDTPLQAYFRINSENMGQFERTLIIVDEDASVHYVEGCTAPVYTTNSLHSAVVEIIVKKNAYCRYTTIQNWANNVYNLVTKRTVVEENGTMEWIDGNIGSKLTMKYPACILKGEGARGMTLSIALAGKGQHQHAGAKMIHLAPNTSSTIVSKSIAKQGGKVTYLGQVKFGKNATGARANIECDTLIMDNQSTSDTIPYNEILNDNVSLEHEAKVSKVSEEQLFYLMSRGISEEEATEMIVMGFIEPFTKELPMEYAVEMNRLIKFEMEGSIG; translated from the coding sequence ATGGCTAAAAAAATGCCTGAAATCGGCGATTACAAATATGGCTTCCATGACAAGGACGTATCGATTTTCCGTTCTGAGCGTGGATTAACAGAAGAAATCGTTCGTGAAATTTCCAATATGAAAGAAGAGCCACAGTGGATGCTTGACTACCGCTTAAAAGCTCTAAACAAATTCTATGAAATGCCAATGCCTCAATGGGGTGGCGACCTTTCAGCTTTAAACTTCGATGAAATTACGTACTACGTAAAGCCATCTGAAGCAACACAACGTTCTTGGGATGAAGTACCTGAAGAAATCAAAACAACTTTTGATAAATTAGGTATTCCTGAAGCAGAGCAAAAATATCTTGCAGGTGTATCTGCTCAGTACGAATCTGAAGTAGTTTACCACAACATGAAGCAAGATTTAGAAGATATGGGGATTGTATTTAAAGATACTGACTCAGCGTTAAAAGAAAACGAAGAAATCTTCAAAAAGCACTGGGGTACAGTAATCCCATACACTGACAACAAATTCGCAGCATTAAACTCAGCGGTTTGGTCTGGTGGTTCATTCATCTACATGCCAAAAGGTGTTAAATTAGATACGCCGTTGCAAGCATACTTCCGTATTAACTCGGAAAACATGGGGCAATTCGAGCGTACGCTTATTATCGTAGACGAAGATGCTTCTGTACACTACGTAGAAGGCTGTACAGCACCAGTTTACACAACAAACTCTCTACACTCAGCTGTAGTAGAAATCATTGTTAAGAAAAATGCATATTGCCGTTACACAACAATCCAAAACTGGGCAAACAACGTGTACAACCTAGTTACAAAGCGTACTGTAGTTGAAGAAAACGGTACAATGGAATGGATCGACGGCAACATCGGTTCTAAATTAACAATGAAATACCCAGCTTGTATTCTTAAAGGAGAAGGCGCACGTGGTATGACTTTATCAATCGCTTTAGCTGGTAAAGGTCAACATCAACATGCGGGTGCGAAAATGATTCACTTAGCACCGAATACATCTTCTACAATCGTTTCGAAGTCGATTGCGAAACAAGGCGGTAAAGTAACTTACTTAGGTCAAGTGAAATTCGGTAAAAACGCAACAGGTGCACGTGCAAACATCGAATGTGACACTTTAATTATGGATAACCAGTCTACTTCAGACACAATTCCATATAACGAAATTTTAAACGATAATGTATCTTTAGAGCACGAAGCAAAAGTTTCAAAAGTATCTGAAGAGCAATTATTCTACTTAATGTCTCGTGGTATTTCTGAAGAAGAAGCGACAGAAATGATTGTAATGGGCTTCATCGAGCCATTCACGAAAGAATTACCAATGGAATATGCAGTAGAAATGAACCGTCTGATCAAGTTCGAAATGGAAGGTTCTATCGGATAA
- the sufU gene encoding Fe-S cluster assembly sulfur transfer protein SufU gives MSFNNLDQLYRSVIMDHYKNPRNKGSLDENTVTIDMNNPTCGDRIHLTLKLNDGIVEDAKFDGEGCSISMSSASMMTQIVKGKKLDEALELAEIFSKMMLGEDFDDEKYDLGDVEALQGVAKFPARIKCATLAWKAMEKGVNNEMK, from the coding sequence ATGTCTTTTAATAACTTAGATCAACTATACCGTTCCGTAATTATGGATCACTATAAAAACCCTCGTAATAAAGGGTCTTTAGATGAAAATACAGTAACAATTGATATGAACAACCCGACTTGTGGTGACCGTATCCATTTAACATTAAAGCTAAACGATGGCATCGTAGAAGACGCGAAATTTGACGGTGAAGGCTGTTCGATTTCAATGTCTTCTGCATCTATGATGACACAAATCGTTAAAGGTAAAAAACTAGACGAAGCTTTAGAACTAGCGGAGATTTTTTCGAAAATGATGTTAGGTGAAGACTTTGACGACGAAAAATACGATCTTGGTGATGTAGAGGCACTGCAAGGTGTTGCGAAATTTCCAGCTCGTATTAAATGCGCAACATTGGCTTGGAAAGCAATGGAAAAAGGCGTAAACAACGAAATGAAATAA